The Gammaproteobacteria bacterium sequence TCCGGCAAAAGCACCCATCTGCCCTTCGTCGCCGACTGGCTGCGCCAGCGCGGCCGGCAGGTGGTCATCACCCGCGAGCCCGGCGGCACGCATCTCGGCGAGCTGATACGCGGCATCCTGCTCGACAACCGCCATCAGGACATGTCCGCCGACGCCGAACTTCTGCTCATGTTCGCGGCCCGGGCGGAGCATCTGCATCAAGTAATCAAGCCCGCGCTGGCCAAGGGCTCGGATGTCGTCTGTGATCGTTTTACCGACGCCACCTACGCCTATCAAGGCGGCGGCCGCGGCCTGTCCGCGGAGCGCATCGCGCAACTGGAGCAGACGGTGCAGGGCGAACTCCGCCCGCATTTCACCCTGCTGTTCGACGCGCCGTTGGAAGTCACCGTCGAACGTGCACGATCGCGAGGGCAGCCGGATCGCTTCGAGAACGAACGGCTGGCGTTCCATCGGCGGGTGCAGGATGTTTATCGCACACGGGCGACGGCCGAGCCGCGGCGCTTTCTGATCATCGACAGCAGCGGTACGGTGGAAGCCACGCGGGCATTGCTGACGCGCAAACTCACGGAGCGGGTGCGGTGCTGAGCCCGTATCCATGGCAGGCGGAGGCCTGGCAGCGGCTGCAAGCCTGGCGCCGCAGTGAAACCCTGCCGCACGGCCTGTTGCTGACCGGGCCACTGGGCAGCGGCAAGTTCGACATGGCGCGCGTGTTCGCGCAAGGATTGTTGTGCGTCCGCGCTGTTGACGGAATACCGTGCGGGGAATGCCAGGGCTGTCATTGGGTGGAGGCTGGGACGCACCCCGATCTCCGCCTGATCACTTTTGAAGTGGACGAAAAGACCGGCAAGACGGCCAAGGAGATCAAAATTGCCCAGATACGCGAGCTGATAGAATTCGCCCAGCTCAAAAGCCACACCGCGCCCCTGCGGATCGCCATCGTCCATCCGGCGGAATACATGAACCGGAACGCGGCCAACAGCCTGCTGAAGACACTTGAGGAGCCGCCGCCCGCCACATACCTTATTTTGATTGCGCATCAGCCCTCGCGATTGCCGGTGACTGTGCGCAGCCGCTGCCAGGTATTGCGCCTGTCGGCGCGCGCGGAGGCCTCCGCCGTGAACTGGCTGAGCCGGCAATCGGCCTGCCATGGCATCGACCCGGCGCCGCTGCTGAGGGAGCACGGTCCACTGGAGGCATTGCGGCTCCTGGAAAGCGGGGAATGGGGTGCGCGCACCACTTTGCTGCGGCAGGCCGGGGATTTGCTGCGCGGCACGGCCGATCCGATTGGAATCTCATCGCAATGGACGCGTCTCAACGCAATCCCATTGCTGGCTTGTCTGGAATCCCTGTTGATTGACGTGGCACGACTCAAGGCGGCGGGAGAGGAGGGGATGCCGGTCCACAAGGATCTGCTGCCCAGTTTGCATGATCTCGCAAAAGCGCTAGACTTTCCGAAATTATTCGACACGCAGGCGCTTATCCGGGAATCCCGGCAGTTGCTGGAACGGGGTTCCAATCTGCGCGAACAGGACGTGCTGGAAGAAATTGCGCTACACTTGTCCGCAAAACCGATGGAAGCCATGACGCCATGAGTGCACCGGCCAGCAATCCCCGCAAGGGCATTTTGTCCCTCACCATCAAGGAAAAAGGGGCGCTATATGCCTCTTATATGCCATTTATAAAGAATGGCGGTCTGTTTGTCCCGACCAACAACGCCTACAAATTGGGTGAAGAGGTATTCATGTTGCTGACTCTGCCTGACAGCAAGGACCGCCTGCCGGTGGCCGGGAGGGTGGTCTGGCTCACACCGAAGGGCGCCCATGGCAACAAGAACGCCGGCATCGGCGTGCAATTCAGCGAACTGGACAAGGGCACCACTCGCGGTAACATCGAAAAGCAACTCGCCGGCGTGCTGAAGTCGGACCGCCAGACCCACACGATGTAACTGTTCCGCGC is a genomic window containing:
- the tmk gene encoding dTMP kinase; the encoded protein is MSALFITLEGVEGSGKSTHLPFVADWLRQRGRQVVITREPGGTHLGELIRGILLDNRHQDMSADAELLLMFAARAEHLHQVIKPALAKGSDVVCDRFTDATYAYQGGGRGLSAERIAQLEQTVQGELRPHFTLLFDAPLEVTVERARSRGQPDRFENERLAFHRRVQDVYRTRATAEPRRFLIIDSSGTVEATRALLTRKLTERVRC
- the holB gene encoding DNA polymerase III subunit delta', translating into MLSPYPWQAEAWQRLQAWRRSETLPHGLLLTGPLGSGKFDMARVFAQGLLCVRAVDGIPCGECQGCHWVEAGTHPDLRLITFEVDEKTGKTAKEIKIAQIRELIEFAQLKSHTAPLRIAIVHPAEYMNRNAANSLLKTLEEPPPATYLILIAHQPSRLPVTVRSRCQVLRLSARAEASAVNWLSRQSACHGIDPAPLLREHGPLEALRLLESGEWGARTTLLRQAGDLLRGTADPIGISSQWTRLNAIPLLACLESLLIDVARLKAAGEEGMPVHKDLLPSLHDLAKALDFPKLFDTQALIRESRQLLERGSNLREQDVLEEIALHLSAKPMEAMTP
- a CDS encoding PilZ domain-containing protein; the protein is MSAPASNPRKGILSLTIKEKGALYASYMPFIKNGGLFVPTNNAYKLGEEVFMLLTLPDSKDRLPVAGRVVWLTPKGAHGNKNAGIGVQFSELDKGTTRGNIEKQLAGVLKSDRQTHTM